In Microbulbifer celer, a single window of DNA contains:
- the hppD gene encoding 4-hydroxyphenylpyruvate dioxygenase, translating into MADLFENPMGLDGFEFVEFTAPEKGILETVFEAMGFTKVARHRTKDVELWRQGDINFITNYEPGSHADYYAREHGPSACGLAFRVKDATFAYNEALKKGAQPVEVETGPMELRLPAIKGIGGATLYLIDRYQEGGSIYDIDFHWLEGVDRHPEGCGFHTLDHLTHNVYRGRMDYWAKYYEDLFNFREIRYFDIKGEYTGLTSKAMTAPDGKIRIPLNEEAAGGGGQIEEFLMKYNGEGIQHIAFACDDLVACWDRLKKQGMEFMTPPPETYYEMLEERLPGHGEPTEELKKRGLLLDGTTEGGQPRLLLQIFSANMLGPVFFEFIQRKDDEGFGEGNFKALFESIERDQLKRGVIGGESGAQGKDENAA; encoded by the coding sequence ATGGCCGATTTGTTTGAGAACCCCATGGGCCTGGACGGCTTCGAGTTCGTTGAATTCACTGCGCCGGAGAAAGGCATTCTGGAGACCGTTTTCGAGGCCATGGGCTTCACCAAGGTGGCCCGTCACCGCACCAAAGACGTTGAACTGTGGCGTCAGGGCGACATCAACTTCATTACCAACTACGAGCCGGGTAGTCACGCAGACTACTATGCCCGCGAGCATGGCCCGTCTGCCTGTGGCCTGGCATTCCGCGTCAAAGACGCGACCTTTGCCTACAACGAAGCGCTGAAGAAGGGCGCACAGCCGGTCGAAGTTGAAACCGGCCCGATGGAATTGCGTCTGCCCGCGATCAAGGGCATTGGTGGCGCCACCCTGTACCTGATTGACCGTTATCAGGAAGGCGGAAGCATCTACGATATCGACTTCCACTGGCTGGAGGGCGTCGACAGGCACCCCGAAGGTTGTGGCTTCCACACCCTGGATCACCTGACCCACAACGTCTATCGCGGTCGCATGGACTACTGGGCCAAGTACTACGAAGACCTGTTCAACTTCCGCGAGATCCGCTACTTCGATATCAAGGGCGAGTACACCGGTCTCACCTCCAAGGCCATGACCGCGCCGGACGGCAAGATCCGTATCCCACTGAACGAAGAGGCGGCCGGTGGTGGCGGCCAGATCGAAGAGTTCCTGATGAAGTACAACGGCGAGGGTATCCAGCATATCGCTTTTGCCTGTGACGACCTGGTGGCCTGCTGGGATCGCCTGAAGAAGCAGGGCATGGAGTTCATGACCCCACCGCCGGAAACCTACTATGAGATGTTGGAAGAACGTCTGCCCGGACACGGCGAGCCTACCGAGGAGCTGAAAAAGCGCGGTCTGCTACTGGATGGCACCACCGAGGGCGGCCAGCCACGTCTGCTGTTACAGATCTTCTCCGCCAATATGTTGGGCCCGGTATTCTTCGAGTTTATCCAGCGCAAAGACGACGAAGGCTTCGGTGAAGGTAACTTCAAGGCCCTGTTCGAGTCCATTGAGCGCGACCAGCTGAAGCGCGGTGTTATTGGTGGAGAGAGCGGCGCCCAGGGCAAAGACGAAAACGCAGCCTGA
- a CDS encoding flotillin family protein, which produces MIQNLSSIAIMAGTVLIGLIVIGTIFARLYTRASKERSFVRTGLGGQKVIMNGGALVLPVLHEIIPVNMNTLRLAVSRKEHQALITKDRMRVDVLAEFYLRVKPDTDAIANAAQTLGVRTLDPEALKEMIEGKFVDALRSVAAEMEMAELHEQRSQFVQKVQQVVSEDLLKNGLELESVSLTGLDQTHKEFFNQDNVFDAEGLASMTRSIEARRKEVNDVEQETRVQIETKNLETERQRLEIEKEKRYAHLEQQRELENREAAQKADMAKETAAQVKAARQAEIEAEREVDQSRIAAEQATRLLEIEKEKRLQEQEIERERVLDEQKISKLKSVEIAEQERAIAVAEKSKEQSLADQQANVARAEAVKAEEQVATAKEVEAAERIKRIEIIEAEKEAQREATSITFAAQAEKAAAEDKAEALRLQASAEAEAVRIKVEADREKYAVDAEGQRLMNEAMNSLSDAQVALKRVLSLHDKLPNIVRESVRPLEKIEGMKIISVEGLNGVDGRASGGVLDGDGESKSQSLPEALVGSALKHRAMAPLVDSLLKEAGVGDLSKVADTEA; this is translated from the coding sequence GTGATTCAAAATCTTTCCAGCATTGCCATTATGGCGGGGACGGTACTGATCGGTCTGATCGTGATCGGTACCATTTTCGCGCGCCTCTACACCCGCGCCTCCAAAGAGCGCTCTTTCGTGCGTACCGGTTTAGGCGGGCAGAAGGTCATCATGAACGGTGGCGCGCTGGTGCTGCCGGTATTGCATGAAATCATCCCGGTCAATATGAACACCTTGCGTCTTGCGGTATCGCGTAAGGAGCATCAGGCGCTGATCACCAAGGATCGTATGCGGGTCGATGTACTCGCCGAATTCTATTTGCGCGTAAAGCCGGATACCGATGCCATCGCCAATGCAGCGCAGACTCTGGGCGTGCGCACCCTGGATCCGGAAGCGCTAAAGGAAATGATCGAGGGTAAATTTGTCGATGCCCTGCGTTCGGTTGCGGCAGAGATGGAAATGGCGGAACTGCACGAACAGCGCAGCCAGTTCGTACAGAAAGTACAGCAGGTGGTATCGGAAGACCTGCTGAAAAACGGCCTCGAGCTGGAATCTGTCTCGCTCACCGGTTTGGATCAGACCCACAAGGAATTCTTCAATCAGGACAATGTATTCGATGCGGAAGGTCTTGCCAGCATGACCCGTTCCATCGAAGCACGGCGTAAAGAAGTCAACGATGTAGAGCAGGAAACCCGGGTCCAGATCGAAACCAAAAACCTGGAAACGGAACGTCAGCGGCTGGAGATTGAAAAAGAAAAACGCTATGCGCATCTTGAGCAGCAGCGCGAGTTGGAAAACCGTGAAGCGGCACAGAAAGCGGATATGGCGAAAGAAACCGCTGCACAGGTAAAAGCTGCTCGCCAGGCAGAGATTGAAGCGGAACGCGAAGTGGATCAGTCCCGTATCGCGGCCGAACAGGCCACTCGCCTTCTGGAAATTGAAAAAGAAAAGCGTCTGCAGGAGCAGGAAATCGAGCGTGAGCGGGTTCTGGATGAGCAGAAAATTTCCAAGTTGAAATCCGTGGAAATTGCCGAGCAGGAGCGTGCCATCGCGGTTGCGGAAAAATCCAAAGAACAATCTCTTGCCGATCAGCAGGCCAATGTCGCGCGCGCGGAAGCGGTGAAGGCAGAAGAGCAGGTGGCCACGGCAAAAGAAGTGGAAGCCGCCGAGCGTATCAAGCGCATCGAAATTATCGAGGCAGAGAAAGAGGCGCAGCGGGAAGCGACCTCCATCACCTTTGCCGCGCAGGCAGAAAAAGCGGCCGCCGAAGACAAGGCCGAAGCACTGCGTCTGCAGGCCAGCGCCGAGGCGGAAGCGGTACGCATCAAGGTCGAGGCAGACCGCGAGAAGTACGCCGTGGATGCGGAAGGCCAGCGCCTGATGAACGAGGCCATGAACAGCCTCAGTGATGCACAGGTCGCACTCAAGCGCGTATTGAGCCTGCACGACAAACTGCCCAACATTGTGCGTGAGAGTGTGCGACCGCTGGAGAAGATCGAGGGTATGAAGATCATCTCCGTGGAAGGCCTGAATGGCGTGGACGGCCGAGCCAGCGGTGGCGTTCTGGACGGCGACGGTGAAAGCAAAAGCCAAAGCCTGCCTGAGGCCCTGGTGGGCAGTGCGCTCAAACACCGCGCCATGGCGCCACTGGTGGATTCCCTGCTGAAAGAAGCCGGTGTGGGTGATCTTTCCAAAGTCGCTGACACCGAAGCCTGA
- a CDS encoding YqiJ family protein, producing the protein MIFLLEDGNQLFTGALVLMLMIAVLEGVMTLIGAGLSDLLDNLLPDFDINAEVPDTGLSGGLTKLLGWLRFGEVPALILLIAFLVSFGISGLLIQMFLEAYLGTLLPAWILAMPVLLLALPQVRFVGNIMRRFAIGDETEAVGRDSFVGRKAVITLGEATAGSPAEARFSDEFGTTHYVMVEPYDEGEMFSQGQQVVLVEAHGASFRGIRPNS; encoded by the coding sequence ATGATCTTTCTTCTTGAAGATGGCAACCAGCTGTTTACCGGCGCACTGGTGCTAATGCTGATGATCGCGGTGCTGGAAGGGGTAATGACCCTGATCGGCGCGGGCCTTTCCGACCTGCTCGATAACCTGCTGCCAGACTTTGATATCAATGCGGAAGTACCCGATACCGGTCTCAGCGGTGGGCTGACAAAGTTGCTCGGATGGTTGCGGTTCGGGGAAGTGCCGGCGTTGATTCTGCTGATTGCCTTTCTGGTCTCTTTCGGTATTTCCGGTCTGCTGATCCAGATGTTCCTCGAAGCCTATCTCGGCACCCTGTTACCTGCATGGATACTGGCAATGCCGGTGTTGTTGCTGGCCCTGCCTCAGGTACGCTTTGTGGGCAATATCATGCGCCGGTTTGCGATCGGGGATGAAACGGAAGCCGTTGGTCGCGATTCCTTTGTCGGTCGCAAGGCGGTGATCACGCTGGGCGAAGCGACGGCAGGATCGCCGGCAGAAGCGCGCTTCAGCGATGAATTCGGCACTACACACTATGTCATGGTAGAGCCGTATGATGAGGGTGAGATGTTTTCCCAGGGACAGCAGGTGGTGCTGGTGGAAGCACATGGAGCCAGTTTCCGGGGAATTCGGCCCAATAGTTAA
- a CDS encoding ferredoxin--NADP reductase, producing the protein MSNLNKETVLEVHHWNETLFSFKTSRDPGFRFENGHFTMIGLEQDNGRPLLRAYSIASANYEDELEFFSIKVPDGPLTSQLQKIKPGDEIFVSRKPTGTLVADHLLPGKRLWLLSTGTGLAPFMSIIKDPAVYERFDQVILTHGVRFQSELAYQDYIEKELPEHEYFGEMVRDGLLYYPTVTREPYRNNGRLTDLMLSGKIFSDLDLPQPNVEEDRFMLCGSPAMLKDLTKILDEWGFKETRAGVPHEYVIERAFVEK; encoded by the coding sequence ATGTCAAATTTGAATAAGGAAACGGTGCTCGAGGTCCATCATTGGAACGAGACCCTGTTCAGTTTCAAGACCAGCCGCGATCCGGGTTTTCGGTTCGAAAACGGCCACTTCACCATGATCGGCCTGGAGCAGGACAATGGCCGCCCGCTATTGCGCGCCTACTCTATCGCCAGTGCCAACTATGAAGATGAGCTGGAGTTCTTCAGCATCAAGGTACCGGATGGCCCCCTGACGTCTCAATTGCAGAAGATCAAACCGGGCGATGAGATTTTTGTCAGCCGCAAACCCACCGGTACCCTGGTGGCGGATCACCTGCTGCCTGGCAAGCGTCTGTGGTTGCTGTCCACAGGCACCGGCCTGGCGCCGTTCATGAGCATCATCAAGGATCCGGCAGTGTATGAGCGCTTCGACCAGGTAATCCTCACCCACGGTGTGCGCTTCCAGTCCGAGCTGGCTTATCAGGATTATATTGAGAAGGAGCTGCCGGAGCACGAGTACTTTGGAGAAATGGTCAGAGATGGCCTGCTCTACTACCCCACCGTTACCCGCGAGCCCTATCGCAATAATGGCCGTCTCACCGATCTGATGCTGTCGGGTAAGATCTTCAGCGATCTGGATCTGCCACAGCCGAATGTGGAAGAAGACCGTTTCATGCTGTGCGGCTCGCCGGCCATGCTCAAGGATCTGACCAAGATCCTCGATGAATGGGGTTTCAAAGAGACCCGCGCGGGGGTTCCTCACGAGTACGTGATCGAGCGTGCCTTCGTAGAAAAGTAA